The following are encoded together in the Lathyrus oleraceus cultivar Zhongwan6 chromosome 3, CAAS_Psat_ZW6_1.0, whole genome shotgun sequence genome:
- the LOC127130487 gene encoding uncharacterized protein LOC127130487 has protein sequence MTSLLGWLVSSCDGALRRLDVVYYNSITVLSMVAALADVEAPSVSPMPLNIDLNIPLDDLNTSNNLPNMPLNIDLNAPPNIDLSSSIEEEDHIVESEFEVALSNEEEEEDMDEVDEIENLCEYEIDNENEIENISPGNDTQNVVQTFPKKRCFLDNSQRDTIFQVLINSSVDGKIKRGVVKQLAFFYQVSIDVIYRIWKRAKESGVVSHKKTKNCDWKRVELDIEKMRNLPLVKRSTIRSLAFSLETNPRKIGEYLKKGILRRHSSALKPHMTEDNMKARLKYCLSMLEESNISYDPKFQSMYNIVHIDEKWLYMTQKNKNYYLLSNEDEPYRSCKNKNFIMKVMFLVAVARPKFDNEGNETWSGKIGVFPLVDKVPAKRSSVNRPSGTLETKPITSITKEVSRMFLINKVLPAIKEKWPREYASEPIYIQQDNAPCHVSINDEEFLLAAFEGGFDIRLICQPPNSPDLNILDLGFFSAIQALQQKNATKTVDELIQVVQNSYDAFSSVDSNKIFLTLQSCMIEIMKVRGSNNYKIPHIKKDVMLRQAILPAQLNCEKKLVEEVIECLQN, from the exons ATGACGTCTTTGCTTGGGTGGCTAGTCAGTTCTTGTGACGGAGCACTTCGTCGACTTGATGTTGTGTACTACAACTCCATTACGGTGCTTTCCATGGTGGCAGCTTTGGCGGATGTGGAAGCTCCTTCAGTTTCTCCA ATGCCTTTGAATATTGATTTGAACATCCCTTTAGATGACTTAAACACCTCTAATAACCTCCCAAACATGCCTTTGAATATTGATTTGAATGCTCCTCCAAATATTGATTTGAGTTCATCAATAGAGGAAGAAGATCATATAGTTGAAAGTGAGTTTGAAGTTGCTCTATCTAatgaagaggaagaagaagataTGGATGAAGTAGATGAAATTGAAAATCTTTGTGAATATGAGATTGACAATGAAAATGAGATTGAAAATATATCTCCAG GAAATGATACTCAAAATGTGGTGCAAACATTTCCGAAAAAACGTTGTTTTTTAGATAATAGTCAACGGGATACTATTTTCCAGGTGTTGATTAATTCAAGTGTTGATGGAAAAATTAAAAGAGGAGTTGTTAAACAATTGGCTTTTTTCTATCAAGTATCAATAGATGTTATTTATCGAATTTGGAAGCGGGCAAAAGAATCGGGGGTTGTTTCTCATAAGAAAACAAAAAATTGTGATTGGAAGAGAGTTGAACTAGATATTGAGAAAATGCGTAATCTACCGTTAGTTAAACGTAGTACTATCCGATCTCTAGCATTTTCCTTAGAGACTAATCCGAGAAAAATAGGAGAGTATTTAAAAAAAGGTATTTTGCGTCGACATTCAAGTGCATTAAAACCTCATATGACAGAAGATAATATGAAAGCTCGTCTTAAATATTGCTTGTCCATGCTTGAAGAAAGTAACATTTCATATGATCCAAAGTTTCAGTCAATGTACAATATTGTACATATTGATGAAAAATGGTTATATATGACTCAAAAAAATAAGAATTATTATCTTCTTTCAAATGAGGATGAACCATATCGTTCTTGCAAGAACAAAAATTTCATCATGAAAGTTATGTTTTTGGTTGCGGTGGCAAGACCTAAATTTGATAATGAAGGCAATGAAACATGGTCGGGAAAAATTGGAGTGTTTCCTCTAGTTGATAAAGTACCCGCAAAAAGATCAAGTGTTAATAGACCATCAGGGACACTTGAAACAAAACCGATTACTTCTATCACTAAGGAAGTTAGTCGAATGTTTTTAATAAACAAGGTTTTACCAGCCATCAAAGAAAAGTGGCCACGAGAATATGCATCAGAACCAATTTACATACAACAAGATAATGCACCGTGTCATGTTTCTATAAACGATGAAGAATTTCTACTTGCAGCTTTTGAAGGAGGATTTGACATCCGTTTGATATGCCAACCACCTAATTCTCCTGATTTAAATATtttggatttaggttttttttcAGCCATCCAAGCATTGCAACAAAAGAATGCGACGAAGACAGTTGATGAACTTATTCAAGTCGTACAAAATTCCTATGATGCTTTCTCTAGCGTAGATTCGAACAAAATATTTCTCACACTTCAATCATGTATGATTGAAATTATGAAAGTCCGAGGATCGAATAATTATAAAATTCCTCATATAAAAAAAGATGTGATGCTTAGACAAGCCATTTTACCCGCTCAATTAAATTGTGAAAAGAAGTTAGTTGAGGAAGTTATTGAATGTTTACAAAATTAA